The following are from one region of the Sphingomonas sp. J315 genome:
- a CDS encoding Ppx/GppA family phosphatase: MTVAEAQRTAIIDIGSNSIRLVVYDGSARLPATLFNEKVMAGLGRSLAQTGAIDDDALVLATTALARFSSLAREMEVDLLRTVATAAVRDASNGERLLEIARALGLKVELLSGEAEALAAGYGVLSGIPEADGIVGDLGGGSLELVRVVAGTVTDRVSFPLGVLRLEAIRSQGKGTLDKTVAKLLDEAGWSKRGEGLPFYLVGGSWRALARLDMHLTGYPLPVIHEYAMPAATVTRLQRTIQQMGKSRIRSVPNLSSGRVATLEHAAALLGSLMKHLGSSETVASAFGLREGLLYGELSIAERQADPLIVATRDEARRSGRFPEHGDLLDAWIAPLFGDDDESLVRLRHAACLLADVGWRANPEFRAERGTEIALHGNWVGIDARGRALLAQALFTSLGGGLESPAPVGQLAAPDALERARLWGLAMRLGQRLSGGVAGPLRRSRVAVDGELLQLHLGEDDAALYGEAVEKRHRALAGALGLTASVALG, translated from the coding sequence GTGACCGTAGCAGAGGCCCAGCGCACCGCGATCATCGACATCGGGTCGAACTCGATCCGCCTGGTCGTCTATGATGGGTCGGCGCGACTGCCCGCGACCCTGTTCAACGAGAAGGTGATGGCAGGACTGGGTCGCTCGCTGGCACAGACCGGGGCGATCGACGACGATGCCTTGGTACTGGCGACGACAGCGCTGGCGCGCTTCTCAAGCCTGGCGCGCGAGATGGAGGTGGATTTGCTGCGTACCGTGGCGACGGCGGCGGTGCGCGATGCGAGCAATGGCGAGCGGTTGCTGGAGATTGCCAGGGCATTGGGCCTGAAGGTCGAGTTGCTGTCGGGCGAGGCCGAGGCGCTGGCGGCGGGCTATGGCGTGCTTTCCGGGATTCCGGAGGCGGACGGGATCGTCGGCGATCTGGGCGGTGGATCGCTGGAGCTGGTTCGGGTCGTCGCGGGGACAGTGACCGATCGCGTGTCTTTCCCGCTCGGCGTGTTGCGGCTGGAGGCAATCCGGTCGCAGGGCAAGGGGACGCTCGACAAGACCGTCGCCAAGCTGCTCGACGAGGCGGGGTGGAGCAAGCGCGGGGAGGGATTGCCCTTTTACCTCGTCGGCGGGTCGTGGCGCGCGCTGGCGCGGCTGGACATGCATCTGACCGGCTATCCGCTGCCGGTGATCCACGAATATGCGATGCCCGCCGCGACGGTGACCCGGTTGCAGCGAACGATCCAGCAAATGGGCAAAAGCCGCATCCGATCGGTGCCGAACCTGTCGTCGGGGCGCGTCGCGACGCTGGAACATGCCGCCGCGTTGCTGGGATCGCTGATGAAGCATCTCGGCAGCAGTGAGACGGTGGCGTCCGCGTTCGGGCTGCGCGAGGGGCTGCTGTATGGCGAGTTGTCGATCGCGGAGCGCCAGGCCGATCCGCTGATCGTCGCTACGCGCGACGAGGCGCGGCGATCGGGGCGGTTTCCCGAGCATGGTGACCTGCTCGATGCGTGGATCGCGCCGTTGTTCGGTGACGATGACGAGTCGCTGGTGCGGCTGCGCCATGCCGCGTGCCTGCTGGCGGACGTGGGCTGGCGCGCGAACCCGGAGTTCCGGGCGGAGCGCGGGACCGAGATCGCGCTGCACGGCAATTGGGTCGGGATCGACGCGCGGGGGCGGGCCTTGCTCGCGCAGGCGTTGTTTACCTCGCTGGGAGGTGGTCTGGAGTCACCTGCACCGGTGGGACAACTTGCCGCGCCCGACGCGCTGGAACGCGCGCGACTGTGGGGGCTGGCGATGCGGCTGGGTCAGCGGCTGTCGGGCGGTGTCGCCGGGCCGCTGCGGAGGTCGCGGGTCGCGGTCGATGGCGAACTGCTGCAGCTTCATTTGGGTGAGGATGATGCGGCGCTGTATGGCGAGGCGGTCGAGAAGCGTCACCGCGCGCTCGCCGGGGCGCTGGGGCTGACGGCGAGTGTGGCGTTGGGATAG
- a CDS encoding I78 family peptidase inhibitor, producing MKAAALIALSLSLAACSYERPAPGTGIRECNADRVQPLVGREAKPQVIERAKQRSGAGIVRVIKPGMAVTMDYRSDRLNVELDDVNTIKALRCG from the coding sequence ATGAAAGCTGCTGCCCTGATCGCCCTGTCGCTGAGCCTCGCCGCGTGCAGCTACGAGCGCCCGGCACCCGGTACCGGTATCCGCGAATGCAATGCCGACCGCGTCCAGCCCTTGGTTGGTCGCGAAGCCAAGCCGCAGGTGATCGAGCGCGCCAAGCAACGCTCGGGCGCGGGCATCGTCCGCGTGATCAAGCCGGGCATGGCGGTGACGATGGACTATCGCTCCGACCGGCTGAACGTCGAGTTGGACGATGTGAACACGATCAAGGCGCTGCGCTGCGGGTAG
- the aspS gene encoding aspartate--tRNA ligase, with the protein MHAYRTHTCGQLTADQVGENVRLSGWIHRKRDHGGVLFVDLRDHYGVTQIVCDSDSPALPVLEGLRVESVVTIDGVVKARSEATVNANLATGAIEVFAKGVTVQSSAQELPMPVFGDSDYPEEIRLRNRFLDLRREGLHANIMLRSHVIASLRRRMIEQGFTEFQTPILTASSPEGARDYLVPSRVHPGKFYALPQAPQMFKQLLMVAGFDRYFQIAPCFRDEDARADRSPGEFYQLDFEMSYVTQDDVFAAIEPVLHGVFEEFANWQGKGRTVSPLPFKRIPYRESMLKYGNDKPDLRNPILISDVSSHFEGSGFGRFASMVAAGDVVRAIPAPNTAEKSRKFFDDMNAWAQAEGFPGLGYATQKDGVFGGPIANNHGQEGMKAIADALGLGPNDGIFFAAGKEAQAAKLAGLARTRVGESLELIDKSRFEFCWIVDFPMFEYDEDAKKIDFSHNPFSMPQGELEALETRDPLDILAWQYDIVCNGIELSSGAIRNHRPEIMYKAFEIAGYSQQDVDSNFAGMINAFKYGAPPHGGSAPGVDRIVMLLADQPNIREVIVFPMNQKAEDLMMQAPSPVSEKQLKELHIRLAPQALDNKG; encoded by the coding sequence ATGCACGCCTATCGCACCCACACTTGCGGCCAGCTGACCGCCGATCAGGTCGGCGAAAACGTCCGCCTGTCGGGCTGGATCCATCGCAAGCGCGACCATGGCGGCGTGTTGTTCGTCGATCTGCGCGACCATTATGGCGTGACGCAGATCGTGTGCGACAGCGACTCGCCGGCGCTGCCGGTGCTGGAGGGGCTGCGCGTCGAATCGGTCGTGACGATCGATGGCGTGGTGAAGGCGCGCAGCGAGGCGACGGTGAACGCCAACCTCGCCACCGGCGCGATCGAAGTGTTCGCCAAGGGCGTGACCGTCCAGTCGTCGGCGCAGGAGCTGCCGATGCCGGTGTTCGGCGACAGCGACTATCCCGAGGAAATCCGCCTGCGGAACCGTTTCCTCGACCTGCGTCGCGAGGGGCTGCACGCCAACATCATGCTGCGCAGCCATGTGATCGCGAGCCTGCGCCGCCGGATGATCGAGCAGGGCTTTACCGAGTTCCAGACGCCGATCCTGACCGCGTCGTCGCCGGAGGGCGCGCGCGACTATCTGGTGCCGAGCCGCGTGCATCCGGGCAAATTCTATGCGCTCCCGCAGGCACCGCAGATGTTCAAGCAGCTGCTGATGGTCGCGGGTTTCGACCGCTATTTCCAGATCGCGCCGTGCTTCCGCGACGAGGATGCGCGCGCCGACCGCAGCCCGGGTGAATTCTATCAGCTCGATTTCGAGATGAGCTATGTCACGCAGGACGATGTGTTCGCGGCGATCGAGCCGGTGCTGCACGGCGTGTTCGAGGAATTCGCGAACTGGCAGGGCAAGGGGCGCACCGTCAGCCCGCTGCCGTTCAAGCGCATCCCGTACCGCGAATCGATGCTGAAATATGGCAACGACAAGCCCGATCTGCGCAACCCGATCCTCATTTCCGATGTCAGCAGCCACTTTGAAGGCTCTGGTTTCGGGCGCTTTGCGTCGATGGTCGCGGCGGGCGACGTGGTCCGCGCGATCCCCGCGCCAAACACGGCAGAGAAGAGCCGCAAATTCTTCGACGACATGAACGCATGGGCGCAGGCCGAGGGCTTCCCGGGCCTGGGCTATGCGACGCAGAAGGATGGCGTGTTCGGCGGCCCGATCGCCAACAACCACGGGCAGGAGGGCATGAAGGCGATTGCCGACGCACTTGGCCTCGGCCCGAATGATGGCATCTTCTTCGCCGCGGGCAAGGAGGCTCAGGCCGCCAAGCTGGCGGGCCTCGCGCGCACCCGCGTTGGCGAGAGCCTCGAGCTGATCGACAAGAGCCGGTTCGAATTCTGTTGGATCGTCGACTTTCCGATGTTCGAATATGACGAGGACGCGAAGAAGATCGACTTCAGCCACAACCCCTTCAGCATGCCGCAGGGCGAACTGGAGGCGCTGGAGACCAGGGACCCGCTCGACATTCTCGCGTGGCAGTATGACATCGTGTGCAACGGCATCGAACTGTCGTCGGGCGCGATCCGGAACCATCGCCCGGAGATCATGTACAAGGCGTTCGAGATCGCCGGGTACAGCCAGCAGGACGTGGACAGCAATTTTGCAGGCATGATCAATGCGTTCAAGTATGGCGCACCGCCGCATGGTGGATCGGCTCCGGGCGTCGACCGCATCGTGATGCTGTTGGCGGATCAGCCGAACATCCGTGAGGTCATCGTCTTCCCGATGAACCAGAAGGCGGAGGATCTGATGATGCAGGCCCCGTCGCCGGTCAGCGAGAAGCAGCTCAAGGAACTGCATATCCGGCTGGCTCCGCAGGCGCTGGACAATAAGGGCTGA
- a CDS encoding polyphosphate kinase 2 family protein codes for MKIDLSDFEEGDEVDDYHDRLKALQERLSHIQTAHIIHKRRAIIVFEGWDAAGKGGIIKRLTAEWDPRYFEVWPISAPTPEELAHHFLWRFWRRLPAQHNIAVFDRSWYGRVLVERVEGYASKAEWTRGYDEINDFEAQQAETGATLIKIFIHVTQKTQDKRLRERIESPWKRWKTGLDDYRNRARRADYLDAMHDMFARTNTKQAPWIVVDGNDKKAGRIAALTAIADALEACVPMEPPALDPAVETAAREAGVID; via the coding sequence TTGAAGATTGACCTCTCGGATTTCGAGGAGGGCGACGAGGTCGATGACTATCATGACCGCCTGAAGGCTCTCCAGGAGCGCCTCAGCCACATCCAGACCGCGCATATCATCCACAAGCGCCGTGCGATCATCGTCTTCGAAGGGTGGGACGCGGCGGGGAAGGGCGGGATCATCAAGCGGCTGACCGCCGAATGGGACCCGCGTTATTTCGAGGTTTGGCCGATATCCGCGCCGACGCCCGAGGAACTGGCGCACCATTTCCTGTGGCGCTTCTGGCGGCGGCTGCCGGCGCAGCACAATATCGCCGTGTTCGACCGCAGCTGGTACGGTCGCGTGCTCGTCGAGCGGGTCGAAGGCTATGCGAGCAAGGCCGAATGGACGCGCGGCTATGACGAGATCAATGATTTCGAGGCGCAGCAGGCCGAGACCGGCGCGACGCTGATCAAGATCTTCATCCACGTGACCCAGAAGACGCAGGACAAGCGCCTGCGGGAGCGGATCGAGAGCCCGTGGAAGCGGTGGAAGACCGGGCTCGACGATTATCGGAACCGCGCGCGGCGGGCCGACTATCTCGATGCGATGCACGACATGTTCGCGCGGACCAACACGAAGCAGGCGCCGTGGATCGTGGTCGACGGGAACGACAAAAAGGCGGGGCGGATCGCAGCGCTGACCGCGATTGCCGACGCGCTGGAAGCGTGCGTGCCGATGGAGCCGCCCGCGCTTGACCCCGCAGTGGAGACGGCGGCGCGCGAGGCAGGGGTGATCGACTGA
- a CDS encoding DUF1206 domain-containing protein: MHAIGRGSMTASARLTTLTRIGFATRGVLYAVIAYLVIRTGRAEDPGGALEYLSDGSGKFLLGVMAAGLLAYGIWRLADAALNIEDHDADKKGVVERVGAGLSGLVHLFLTWQAVQLMQGVSSGGNGVQESARTALTFPGGGIAILLVGAVVLLVGIVQLVRAAKGSFLRHLEPEMAKRTWVAWSGRAGYAARGVVFLIVGYFLVAAGFDASSSEVGGMDAALAWIDSPVDMIVALGLFGFAVFSLVEARWRVLQSVPVERLTKARL; this comes from the coding sequence TTGCACGCGATCGGGAGAGGTTCGATGACTGCCAGCGCACGCCTGACAACACTGACGCGGATCGGATTTGCGACGCGCGGCGTGTTGTACGCCGTTATCGCGTATCTGGTAATCCGCACCGGCCGTGCCGAGGACCCAGGCGGGGCGCTTGAGTATCTGAGCGACGGCTCGGGGAAATTTCTCCTCGGCGTGATGGCCGCAGGATTGCTGGCCTACGGCATCTGGCGACTTGCCGATGCCGCACTCAATATTGAAGATCACGATGCAGACAAAAAGGGCGTGGTGGAGCGCGTGGGTGCAGGGCTCAGCGGTCTCGTGCATCTGTTCCTGACCTGGCAGGCGGTCCAATTGATGCAGGGCGTGTCTTCCGGCGGCAATGGCGTGCAGGAGAGTGCGCGCACCGCGCTGACCTTTCCCGGGGGCGGCATCGCGATCCTGCTGGTCGGAGCGGTCGTATTACTGGTCGGCATCGTTCAACTGGTCAGAGCTGCGAAGGGTTCGTTCCTGCGTCACCTTGAGCCCGAGATGGCGAAGCGGACATGGGTGGCATGGAGCGGACGCGCGGGTTATGCGGCGCGGGGTGTGGTGTTCCTCATTGTCGGCTATTTTCTGGTGGCGGCCGGATTTGATGCCTCGTCCAGCGAGGTCGGCGGCATGGATGCAGCGCTCGCATGGATTGACAGCCCGGTCGATATGATTGTCGCGCTCGGCCTGTTCGGATTTGCCGTCTTCAGTCTGGTCGAGGCACGGTGGCGGGTGCTTCAGTCGGTGCCCGTCGAACGACTGACCAAAGCCAGGCTCTAG
- the greB gene encoding transcription elongation factor GreB, whose product MNDRPNYITPAGYSALKAEYDMLFGTERPALVETIAWAAGNGDRSENGDYIYGRKRLREIDRRLGWLAKRMKAAKVVDPARQEDQSKVWFGATVTIADEDDNHRTLTLTGDDEADAGKGRIGWNSPLARALRGAAVGDLRRVMLPAGEKEYEVVEIDYPTSA is encoded by the coding sequence TTGAACGACCGTCCGAACTACATCACCCCGGCGGGCTATTCCGCGCTCAAGGCCGAATATGACATGCTGTTCGGCACCGAACGTCCGGCATTGGTCGAGACGATTGCCTGGGCTGCGGGCAATGGCGACCGGTCCGAGAATGGCGACTATATCTATGGCCGCAAGCGGCTGCGCGAGATCGACCGGCGGCTCGGCTGGCTGGCGAAGCGGATGAAGGCGGCCAAGGTCGTCGATCCGGCGCGGCAGGAAGATCAATCGAAAGTCTGGTTCGGCGCGACCGTCACCATTGCGGACGAGGACGACAACCACCGCACCCTGACCCTGACCGGCGACGACGAGGCGGACGCGGGCAAAGGTCGCATCGGCTGGAACTCCCCCCTCGCCCGCGCACTACGCGGCGCTGCCGTGGGCGACCTGCGCCGCGTCATGCTCCCGGCGGGGGAAAAGGAATATGAGGTCGTAGAAATCGACTACCCGACCTCGGCCTAG
- a CDS encoding GNAT family acetyltransferase: MIAIHPYEEAQFTDVDALWRTVFPDDPPHSHAPVAIPQKLAIQPDLLLVAQEDGHVLGTILAGYDGHRGWLYKLAVHPRARGCGIARALIRAAETALADLGCTKVNLQVRDTNHDAAAFWAHMGYAVEPRISMGRQL, from the coding sequence GTGATCGCGATCCACCCTTATGAGGAGGCGCAGTTCACGGATGTGGACGCGCTGTGGCGCACCGTCTTTCCCGACGATCCGCCGCACAGCCACGCCCCCGTCGCGATCCCGCAAAAGCTGGCAATTCAGCCCGACCTGCTGCTCGTCGCGCAGGAGGACGGGCATGTCCTCGGCACGATCCTGGCGGGCTATGACGGACATCGCGGCTGGCTCTACAAGCTCGCGGTGCATCCCCGCGCGCGCGGCTGCGGCATCGCGCGCGCGCTGATCCGCGCCGCCGAAACCGCGCTGGCCGATCTAGGCTGCACCAAGGTGAATCTGCAGGTGCGCGACACCAACCACGACGCCGCCGCCTTCTGGGCGCATATGGGCTATGCGGTCGAGCCACGAATCAGCATGGGCCGCCAGCTTTGA
- a CDS encoding lytic transglycosylase domain-containing protein — MLASVFKSGLLLAGVSGVAVSSQVVQDGAEWYRAQFAAVAAQVLPAAPPPSASSIQYTIDQWKRLQQSDRWPFSDYANFMLAHPGWPGETSRRAAAEASLGAGTDAPSLAVRFFERFPPVTAAGRIRFAEALAISGRRAEAVEQARRAWRSGVLRPTDETAVLGAFASALSPDDHDARMDALLWQDARTAAARHIGYTSPQRRALFEARLALKSSSPDAQSRAAAVEAPGARDPGFIADRASWYRNNGASGSARSLLARPRSLDSRPGNVEKWYEVLLTNARAAESDRQFALAYAIASQVDDAFAPGTDVSDMGLGIRDDYTSLVWLAGTVAMHKLGRPAEAVGMFDRYSRGSRTPTTQSKGIYWAGRAAEAAGQAAVARAYYERAAAFSDLFYGQLAAERIGRELKAPPPVDFRQVSPAARTAFYNREVVRAAQMLGTLGRAEDQGYFLRQIAADATSAEDHVLATELSRTIGRPDLGVMVGRSALLNGLTDYTVAGYPSVPVPPGQEANFTIIHAIARQESQFDKAAVSHAGARGIMQLMPGTAREVAGQLGLSYDRAALTVDTDYNIRLGSSYIQRMLNYYGGSYPLAVAAYNAGPGNVNKWIRANGDPRLPGVDMLVWVENIPIFETKNYVHRVLENAVVYDMLHPQRSRSRGPHRISWYLGKNRPG; from the coding sequence ATGCTTGCTTCTGTATTCAAGAGCGGGCTCTTGCTCGCCGGCGTATCGGGTGTCGCGGTCTCGTCCCAGGTCGTGCAGGACGGAGCCGAATGGTATAGAGCGCAGTTCGCTGCGGTCGCGGCGCAGGTCTTGCCTGCCGCCCCGCCTCCTTCTGCGTCCAGCATTCAATATACGATCGACCAGTGGAAGCGGCTGCAACAGTCGGATCGCTGGCCGTTCAGCGACTATGCCAATTTCATGCTCGCGCACCCCGGCTGGCCCGGCGAGACCAGCCGCCGCGCGGCTGCCGAGGCTTCGCTGGGCGCGGGTACCGACGCGCCCTCGCTCGCGGTACGCTTCTTCGAGCGCTTCCCCCCGGTAACCGCGGCAGGGCGCATCCGCTTTGCCGAAGCGTTGGCAATCTCGGGCCGCCGGGCCGAAGCGGTCGAGCAGGCGCGCCGCGCCTGGCGCAGCGGCGTACTCCGCCCGACCGACGAGACCGCAGTCCTTGGCGCATTTGCATCTGCCCTGTCCCCGGACGATCATGATGCGCGGATGGACGCGCTATTGTGGCAGGACGCCCGCACGGCCGCCGCCCGCCATATCGGTTATACCTCTCCGCAACGCCGCGCGCTGTTTGAGGCGCGGCTGGCGCTCAAATCCAGCTCCCCCGACGCACAGTCGCGCGCTGCTGCAGTCGAGGCGCCGGGTGCGCGCGATCCCGGCTTCATCGCCGACCGTGCGAGCTGGTATCGCAACAATGGCGCGAGCGGCTCGGCCCGCTCGCTGCTCGCTCGACCCCGCAGCCTCGACAGCCGCCCCGGCAATGTCGAGAAATGGTATGAGGTGCTGCTGACCAACGCGCGCGCGGCGGAATCCGACCGTCAATTTGCGCTGGCCTATGCCATTGCGAGCCAGGTGGATGATGCCTTCGCGCCGGGCACCGACGTGTCGGACATGGGTCTGGGCATCCGCGACGATTACACCAGCCTCGTCTGGCTGGCCGGCACGGTCGCAATGCACAAGCTGGGCAGGCCGGCAGAGGCGGTCGGCATGTTCGACCGCTATTCGCGCGGATCGCGCACGCCCACCACCCAGTCCAAGGGCATTTACTGGGCCGGTCGCGCCGCCGAAGCCGCCGGGCAGGCTGCAGTAGCGCGCGCCTATTACGAACGCGCCGCCGCCTTTTCGGACCTGTTCTACGGCCAGCTCGCCGCCGAACGGATCGGTCGCGAGTTGAAGGCACCCCCGCCGGTCGATTTCCGCCAGGTCAGCCCCGCCGCGCGCACAGCCTTCTACAATCGCGAAGTGGTCCGCGCCGCGCAGATGCTCGGAACATTGGGCCGCGCAGAGGATCAGGGCTATTTCCTGCGCCAGATCGCCGCAGATGCGACCAGCGCGGAGGATCATGTCCTCGCCACCGAGCTGTCGCGCACCATCGGTCGCCCCGATCTGGGTGTCATGGTTGGACGCAGTGCACTGCTCAACGGCCTGACCGACTATACCGTCGCCGGTTACCCCTCTGTTCCGGTCCCGCCGGGTCAGGAGGCCAATTTCACGATCATCCACGCCATCGCGCGGCAGGAAAGCCAGTTCGACAAGGCGGCGGTCAGCCATGCCGGCGCGCGCGGGATCATGCAGTTGATGCCCGGCACCGCGCGCGAGGTCGCCGGACAACTCGGTCTCAGCTACGACCGCGCTGCTCTGACGGTCGATACCGATTACAATATCCGGCTCGGCTCCAGCTATATCCAGCGGATGCTCAATTATTATGGCGGCAGCTACCCGCTCGCCGTCGCGGCGTACAACGCCGGGCCAGGCAATGTGAACAAGTGGATCCGCGCCAATGGCGATCCACGCCTGCCCGGCGTCGATATGCTGGTGTGGGTCGAGAATATTCCGATCTTCGAGACCAAGAATTACGTGCACCGCGTGCTCGAAAACGCCGTGGTGTACGATATGCTGCACCCCCAGCGCTCCCGCTCGCGCGGGCCGCACCGGATCAGCTGGTATCTGGGCAAGAACCGCCCGGGGTGA
- the dapA gene encoding 4-hydroxy-tetrahydrodipicolinate synthase produces the protein MFSGSIPALITPFRNGSFDEAVFRDFVEWQIAEGSSALVPVGTTGEAATLSKDEHFEVVRVCADQVRGRVPVIAGAGSNDTRVAIGNVQAAKEAGADAVLMVPPYYNRPSQEGIFQHFAAVAAECDLPIILYNVPGRTVTDIQPETVIRIVQAFPDKFVAIKDATGDLARVSKHRAALRNGLAQLSGNDETALAFNAMGGVGCISVAANVAPKLCAQFQAAWAEGNTAIALALHDRLFALHLALFTDASPGPVKYAVNKLKPEISAELRLPMVAPSDASKAAVDAAMAAAGLI, from the coding sequence ATGTTCTCCGGCTCGATCCCCGCACTCATCACGCCATTCCGTAACGGCAGCTTCGACGAGGCTGTATTCCGGGATTTCGTCGAGTGGCAGATCGCCGAAGGATCGTCGGCTCTGGTCCCCGTCGGCACCACTGGCGAGGCAGCCACCTTGTCGAAGGACGAGCATTTCGAGGTCGTGCGCGTGTGCGCGGATCAGGTGCGCGGGCGCGTCCCCGTAATCGCGGGGGCAGGGTCGAACGACACCCGCGTGGCGATTGGCAACGTCCAGGCGGCGAAGGAAGCCGGCGCCGACGCGGTGCTGATGGTCCCGCCCTATTACAACCGCCCGAGCCAGGAAGGCATCTTCCAGCATTTCGCGGCGGTCGCCGCCGAATGCGACCTGCCGATCATCCTCTACAATGTCCCCGGGCGCACCGTGACGGATATCCAGCCCGAAACGGTGATCCGGATCGTTCAGGCGTTCCCGGACAAGTTCGTCGCGATCAAGGACGCGACCGGCGACCTTGCCCGCGTGTCGAAGCACCGTGCCGCGCTGCGCAATGGGCTTGCCCAGCTGTCGGGCAATGACGAGACCGCGCTGGCGTTCAACGCGATGGGCGGGGTGGGGTGCATCTCGGTCGCCGCCAATGTCGCGCCGAAGCTGTGCGCGCAGTTCCAGGCGGCGTGGGCCGAGGGGAACACCGCCATCGCGCTGGCGCTGCACGACCGGCTGTTCGCGCTGCACCTCGCGCTGTTCACCGATGCCTCGCCAGGGCCGGTGAAGTACGCCGTCAACAAGCTGAAGCCCGAGATTTCCGCCGAACTGCGCCTGCCGATGGTCGCACCGAGCGATGCGAGCAAGGCGGCGGTCGATGCGGCGATGGCGGCGGCGGGGTTGATCTGA
- the smpB gene encoding SsrA-binding protein SmpB, with protein sequence MARPRPLEFDKKKVVAENRKARYEYFLEEFFEAGIALQGTEVKSLRFGEGSIAESYAEVRDGQAWLVNANIPEFSHGNRFNHEPKRPRKLLLHQRQVEKLHGAVAREGMTLIPMSIYFNGRGRAKVELALAKGKKTHDKRESIKERDWKREQGRILRDRG encoded by the coding sequence ATGGCACGCCCTCGTCCCCTAGAATTCGACAAGAAAAAGGTCGTCGCGGAGAACCGCAAGGCGCGCTACGAATATTTCCTCGAGGAATTTTTCGAGGCGGGCATCGCGCTGCAGGGGACCGAGGTGAAGTCGCTGCGATTCGGCGAGGGGTCGATCGCGGAGAGCTATGCCGAGGTGCGCGACGGTCAGGCGTGGCTGGTTAACGCAAATATCCCCGAATTTTCGCACGGAAATCGCTTCAATCACGAGCCCAAGCGTCCCCGTAAATTGCTCCTTCATCAACGGCAGGTAGAAAAGCTGCATGGCGCGGTCGCGCGGGAGGGCATGACGCTGATCCCGATGTCGATCTACTTCAACGGTCGCGGCCGGGCGAAGGTCGAGCTGGCGCTGGCGAAGGGCAAGAAGACTCACGACAAGCGCGAGTCGATCAAGGAACGGGACTGGAAGCGTGAACAGGGGCGGATCCTCCGCGATCGCGGGTGA
- a CDS encoding DUF2062 domain-containing protein: MKPNRLSAWWHRNMPTRESIEQIRWLRPVAHRVLAPELWRFTRRSVPRGVALGLLVGIFLLIPGLQIAGAAMLALPFRANVPIAAAMTFLSNPATTPFILYGSVYTGNAMLGRSADVSGFMALIEHHAGVGEWLNWLFSQAAPALVIGLLVISVASAAAGYGLSIFAWRAWVARKWRKRVALRNKVSSET; encoded by the coding sequence ATGAAACCGAATCGCCTCAGCGCATGGTGGCACCGCAACATGCCAACCCGCGAGTCGATCGAGCAGATCCGCTGGCTGCGTCCGGTGGCGCACCGCGTCCTCGCCCCTGAGTTGTGGCGGTTCACCCGCCGGTCGGTGCCGCGTGGCGTGGCGCTGGGATTGCTGGTCGGTATCTTCCTGTTGATCCCGGGCCTGCAGATCGCGGGCGCGGCGATGCTTGCGCTGCCGTTCCGTGCCAACGTGCCGATTGCTGCGGCGATGACCTTCCTCAGCAATCCCGCGACGACGCCGTTCATTCTCTACGGATCGGTCTATACCGGCAATGCGATGCTGGGGCGGAGCGCCGACGTGTCGGGCTTCATGGCGCTGATCGAGCATCATGCCGGGGTCGGCGAATGGCTGAACTGGCTGTTCTCGCAGGCAGCACCGGCGTTGGTGATCGGCCTATTGGTGATTTCGGTCGCGTCTGCAGCCGCAGGCTATGGCCTGTCGATCTTCGCCTGGCGCGCCTGGGTTGCCCGCAAGTGGCGCAAGCGTGTGGCCCTCCGTAATAAAGTTTCGTCGGAGACTTGA